In Paramisgurnus dabryanus chromosome 14, PD_genome_1.1, whole genome shotgun sequence, one genomic interval encodes:
- the LOC135740819 gene encoding F-box only protein 2-like has translation MPGNLLKNPHGHEDFSNWELTENGGNQWSIEPIPDDAVVSYFCTSHKPCLKKQVIILLQSGYDAAYLDSAPEVTVRDWYSTREDCGGVYRLTVSLLNENREVIATFKPDDVTVPLETPWTQVTHKFTDYGPGLRFISFEHGGQDDKEWKGWYGIRVTGSSVTIPPKP, from the exons ATGCCTGGAAATCTTTTGAAAAATCCACATGGACATG AGGATTTTAGTAACTGGGAGTTGACGGAGAACGGTGGAAATCAATGGAGTATTGAACCGATCCCAGATGATGCAGTGGTTTCATACTTCTGCACCTCGCATAA GCCGTGTCTAAAAAAACAAGTGATCATTCTGCTGCAAAGCGGTTATGATGCTGCATATTTAGATTCTGCGCCTGAAGTGACTGTGAGGGACTG GTACAGCACTCGAGAAGACTGTGGAGGCGTTTATAGGCTTACTGTGTCACTGCTCAATGAAAATCGTGAGGTCATTGCTACATTTAAGCCGGATGATGTGACTGTGCCCCTTGAAACCCCTTGGACACAG GTGACACACAAGTTTACAGATTATGGTCCTGGTCTACGCTTCATCTCTTTTGAACATGGTGGTCAAGACGATAAAGAGTGGAAAGGCTGGTATGGAATCAGAGTCACTGGAAGTTCTGTCACCATACCCCCAAAACCCTAA